From a single Sphingobium lignivorans genomic region:
- a CDS encoding RNA polymerase sigma factor yields the protein MLDDAEIREWFRREVLPLEGQLTHFIRHNWRVEDDVMDLRHDVYELVIAGARQGLPLATRPYMFVIARNHLINRAKRARIVSFELVADLELVDSDFGLFDAERHLGAREALRRVQEGLAKLTPRVRQIVQLRKIEGLNIRETAERLGIGSDAVRQQTSIGMRALTDHMLGGGGGGTARVAPPDRRETGGDA from the coding sequence ATGCTGGACGATGCTGAAATCAGGGAGTGGTTTCGTCGGGAGGTGTTGCCGCTCGAAGGGCAGCTGACCCACTTCATCCGTCACAACTGGAGGGTTGAAGACGACGTGATGGACCTGAGGCACGATGTGTATGAACTGGTAATTGCCGGCGCTCGGCAGGGTCTGCCGCTCGCGACGCGTCCTTATATGTTCGTCATTGCGCGCAACCATCTTATCAATCGCGCCAAGCGGGCGCGCATCGTTTCCTTCGAACTGGTCGCGGATCTTGAGCTTGTGGACAGCGACTTCGGCCTGTTCGACGCGGAGCGTCATTTGGGCGCGCGCGAAGCCCTGCGCCGCGTGCAGGAGGGGCTGGCGAAACTCACGCCGCGCGTCCGACAGATCGTCCAACTTCGCAAGATCGAGGGGCTCAACATCAGGGAGACGGCCGAGAGGCTCGGTATCGGCAGTGATGCCGTGCGGCAGCAGACAAGCATCGGCATGCGCGCGCTGACCGATCATATGCTGGGCGGAGGGGGCGGGGGAAC
- a CDS encoding amidohydrolase — protein sequence MKLILRSLLLLSGAIGTPLLAAPLSDMASQSIMVDIDRDAPVLSKTALDIWHYGEVGFQETKSSALLQKELQDAGFKVEAGVAGMPTAFVASFRTGKGPVIGILAEFDALPGMSQAAAAERAAQPDMENGHGCGHNLFGAASVAAAIATKRWMIANNVQGEIRVYGSPAEEGGSGKVFLVRAGLTKDVSAMLHWHPGDRNSASQGRTLANVSGKFRFKGLSAHAAAAPDRGRSALDGVEAMNNMVNMMREHVPQETRIHYVITDGGKAPNVVPETAEVYYYIRHPDQRTVAQIVERVKRAAEGAALGTGTTVAFDQTGGTFDTLPNDVLGHVMHGNLLKVAAPSYSAKEQAFIDQVSATFPAAARRTSRAVEPYASGIVIPASSDVGDVSYTTPTVGMSAATWAPGTPAHSWQAVAASGHSVGVKGAVVAAKAMALTAAELFQSPDVLAAAQAELEKRRGGDFVYKSLLGDNPPALDYRKNQTAG from the coding sequence TTGAAACTCATCCTTCGCTCGCTGCTGCTCCTGTCCGGCGCCATCGGCACGCCCCTGCTGGCTGCCCCGCTATCCGATATGGCGAGCCAGTCGATCATGGTGGACATTGATCGGGACGCGCCGGTTCTGAGCAAGACGGCACTGGACATCTGGCATTATGGGGAAGTGGGTTTTCAGGAGACGAAGAGCTCGGCCCTGCTGCAGAAGGAGCTGCAAGATGCCGGCTTCAAGGTTGAAGCGGGCGTAGCGGGCATGCCGACGGCCTTTGTCGCCAGTTTTCGGACCGGCAAGGGCCCGGTGATCGGTATCCTTGCCGAGTTTGATGCATTGCCGGGCATGAGTCAGGCCGCCGCGGCCGAGCGCGCCGCCCAGCCCGATATGGAGAACGGCCATGGTTGCGGCCACAATCTTTTCGGCGCGGCCTCGGTCGCGGCGGCGATCGCCACGAAGCGCTGGATGATAGCCAACAACGTCCAGGGCGAGATCCGCGTCTATGGCTCACCTGCAGAAGAAGGCGGATCCGGCAAGGTCTTCCTCGTCCGCGCCGGGCTGACGAAGGATGTCTCGGCCATGCTGCACTGGCACCCGGGCGATCGCAACAGTGCTTCACAGGGTCGAACCTTGGCCAATGTCAGCGGCAAGTTCCGGTTCAAGGGCCTCTCTGCCCACGCTGCCGCCGCGCCCGACCGGGGGCGCTCCGCGCTGGACGGGGTGGAGGCCATGAACAACATGGTCAACATGATGCGCGAGCATGTGCCGCAGGAAACGCGTATCCACTACGTCATCACCGATGGTGGAAAGGCTCCGAACGTGGTGCCTGAAACGGCTGAAGTCTATTATTACATTCGGCACCCGGATCAGCGCACTGTCGCGCAGATCGTTGAGCGCGTTAAAAGAGCGGCCGAGGGTGCTGCGCTAGGCACCGGCACCACCGTGGCGTTCGACCAGACTGGTGGCACTTTCGATACGCTACCCAACGACGTGCTCGGCCATGTGATGCACGGCAATCTGCTCAAGGTGGCGGCGCCGAGCTACAGCGCCAAGGAACAGGCTTTCATCGATCAGGTGAGCGCGACCTTCCCGGCAGCCGCCCGGCGCACGAGCCGGGCTGTGGAGCCTTATGCGAGCGGGATAGTCATCCCGGCTTCGTCCGATGTCGGCGATGTCAGCTACACCACGCCGACGGTCGGCATGTCCGCCGCCACCTGGGCACCCGGGACACCCGCGCACAGCTGGCAGGCCGTCGCGGCCAGTGGCCACAGCGTGGGCGTCAAGGGAGCGGTCGTGGCTGCGAAAGCGATGGCGCTGACCGCGGCGGAGCTGTTCCAGAGCCCTGACGTGCTCGCCGCTGCACAGGCCGAACTGGAGAAGCGGCGCGGCGGGGACTTTGTCTACAAATCGTTGCTGGGCGATAATCCCCCGGCCCTCGACTACCGCAAGAACCAGACGGCCGGCTGA
- a CDS encoding TonB-dependent receptor — MARVSETARSFRERTLEGAVNVPLADSVAAVRLSGQLTRRDGYTKNIGVGGDLDDRHNDAFRASLLLEPLAGLKNVTVFDYYRARENGTGLVNNGVYPNPAVAGGGNARSAVNRPYFDCGVAGCDVDIALAQQNARGPRVVETSIAPRSNRTFWGVANTTTLEVGDVTFKNIFGYRRTELSTARDMDGTGLRLNDGITETNVEQFSDEFQILGTSFNNSLDWIVGAFYLKSKPTGVNGGVTYSAVRPGSTFTFNENYNSSESKALFGQIGYAFPFLEGLKFNAGFRYTWDESSGCSVARLETLSRVGPDACSTSGGRTGTEKSKAPTWTLGLDYQVNDDVFLYVTNRRGYRAAGYNQSGLSSYFDGFETFEPEKVTDYEAGLKSSWRLGEMRGRFNVSAYTSKYKNIQRSIFPGANFDGDNDPSNDPTTLIINAAEATIKGVEIDASVTPVRGFTLSGFGAYTDAKYDKYDAPAAFVPLLGSNPVNNKFSYTPTWTVGANARYAHYLGNAGELVLNANWFHSTKVWYVERPLDTNGIQDAYDLVNVKLDLNNIEGRGIDLGVFVRNVFDVTYAAAGGVVTPSITSTTLVYNEPRTFGVQLRVAFGKR, encoded by the coding sequence ATGGCACGTGTCTCCGAGACTGCCCGCTCCTTCCGCGAGCGCACCCTTGAAGGTGCGGTCAATGTCCCCCTGGCAGATAGCGTTGCAGCCGTTCGCCTTTCCGGGCAGCTCACTCGCCGGGACGGCTACACCAAGAACATCGGCGTCGGCGGCGATCTCGACGATCGCCACAATGATGCCTTCCGCGCCTCGCTCCTGCTCGAGCCCCTTGCCGGCCTCAAGAACGTGACCGTGTTCGATTATTATCGCGCGCGGGAGAACGGCACCGGGCTGGTCAATAACGGCGTCTATCCCAATCCGGCCGTGGCCGGCGGCGGCAATGCGCGTTCGGCGGTCAACCGCCCGTACTTCGATTGCGGCGTCGCCGGCTGCGACGTGGACATTGCGCTCGCACAGCAGAACGCACGCGGTCCCCGCGTCGTTGAAACGAGCATCGCACCGCGCTCGAACCGTACCTTCTGGGGCGTTGCGAACACCACCACGCTCGAAGTGGGCGACGTGACGTTCAAGAACATCTTTGGCTATCGTCGTACCGAGCTTTCGACGGCGCGCGACATGGACGGCACCGGCCTCCGCCTGAATGACGGCATCACCGAAACCAATGTCGAGCAGTTCTCGGACGAGTTCCAGATCCTTGGCACGTCCTTCAACAACAGCCTCGACTGGATCGTGGGTGCTTTCTACCTGAAGAGCAAGCCGACCGGCGTGAACGGCGGCGTCACCTATTCGGCAGTGCGCCCGGGTTCTACCTTCACGTTCAACGAGAACTATAACAGCAGCGAGAGCAAGGCACTGTTCGGCCAGATCGGCTATGCCTTCCCCTTCCTGGAGGGCCTGAAGTTCAACGCCGGGTTCCGCTACACCTGGGATGAATCCAGCGGGTGCAGCGTCGCCCGGCTTGAGACGCTTTCACGCGTCGGGCCGGATGCCTGCAGCACCTCGGGTGGCCGCACCGGCACGGAAAAGTCCAAGGCGCCGACCTGGACGCTGGGTCTCGATTATCAGGTCAATGATGATGTGTTCCTCTACGTCACGAACCGTCGCGGCTACCGGGCGGCCGGCTACAACCAGAGCGGCCTGTCTTCCTACTTCGACGGCTTCGAAACCTTCGAGCCGGAGAAGGTCACCGACTATGAAGCCGGCCTGAAGAGCAGTTGGCGGTTGGGTGAGATGCGCGGTCGCTTCAACGTCTCGGCCTACACGAGCAAGTACAAGAACATCCAGCGCTCGATCTTCCCCGGCGCCAATTTCGATGGTGACAACGATCCGTCGAACGATCCGACTACGCTGATCATCAATGCAGCGGAAGCGACGATCAAGGGCGTGGAAATCGATGCGTCGGTCACGCCGGTGCGCGGTTTCACGCTGTCCGGCTTCGGCGCATATACAGATGCAAAGTACGACAAATATGATGCACCGGCAGCCTTCGTCCCGCTGCTCGGCAGTAACCCGGTGAACAACAAGTTCTCCTACACCCCGACCTGGACGGTGGGTGCGAATGCGCGGTACGCGCACTATCTGGGCAATGCAGGCGAACTGGTGCTGAACGCCAACTGGTTCCACAGCACGAAGGTCTGGTATGTGGAGCGTCCGCTGGACACCAACGGCATCCAGGACGCCTACGACCTCGTCAACGTCAAACTTGACCTGAACAATATCGAAGGTCGTGGTATCGACCTGGGTGTGTTCGTCCGGAACGTCTTCGACGTGACCTATGCGGCTGCCGGCGGCGTCGTCACACCGTCGATCACGTCGACCACCCTGGTGTACAACGAGCCCCGCACCTTCGGCGTGCAGCTTCGCGTCGCCTTCGGGAAGCGCTGA
- a CDS encoding RNA polymerase sigma factor encodes MSAYVPALRRYFSKRADIVDIDDLVQDVLLRMHVRRQHAAGEDEEIANIEGYLFQVAASVLTDRARRDQARQRNAHFALTDEFHPVEELTPERVLGGQEDFSRLADALEEMPDLTRDAFVLHRFEDMSYDMIAQHLGISVGAVGRHLMKAVRFLAERDLP; translated from the coding sequence TTGTCGGCCTATGTGCCGGCACTGCGGCGCTATTTCTCCAAGCGCGCGGACATCGTCGACATCGACGATCTCGTGCAGGATGTCCTGTTGCGGATGCATGTTCGAAGGCAACATGCGGCAGGCGAAGACGAAGAGATCGCCAATATTGAAGGCTATCTCTTTCAGGTTGCCGCGAGCGTCCTGACCGACCGCGCCCGCCGCGATCAGGCGCGCCAGCGCAACGCACACTTTGCGCTGACCGATGAGTTCCATCCGGTCGAAGAATTGACCCCTGAACGGGTTCTGGGCGGACAGGAAGACTTCAGCAGGCTTGCCGATGCTCTGGAAGAAATGCCGGACCTCACGCGAGATGCCTTCGTGCTGCATCGCTTCGAGGACATGTCCTACGACATGATCGCCCAGCATCTGGGAATTTCGGTCGGGGCTGTGGGACGGCATCTCATGAAGGCCGTGCGCTTTCTGGCTGAGAGAGATCTGCCATGA
- a CDS encoding FecR family protein encodes MSHAFDARALEKIDSPEATAAAYFSHLRSPMATPEDYLAFDSWFARDERNRAAWAKVERAWEGAGRAADDPRIAAFREHARTSSRPAPLWRRPMPALAAVLALVAIVSAPFMYRIATDRQPAASSALAGHTIAAGIGQQASFHMTDGSVVTVNTASKVVVAESELRRLARLDYGEAFFEVAKNARKPFVVEVGKVSVTALGTAFSVRNLDGAIHVALAEGRVRVDVPGKDSAAKSVILEPGTSLSFARGVLSESKSDVTRMLAWRQGMLSFDRTPLAEAVAEINRYTQQEIAIVSPEIAERRISGSFRIGITRGFLQSLEAAGIAHVRSETPARVELAAP; translated from the coding sequence ATGAGCCACGCTTTCGACGCCCGCGCGCTTGAGAAGATCGATTCGCCCGAAGCGACCGCCGCCGCCTATTTCAGCCATCTTCGCTCCCCAATGGCGACCCCGGAGGATTATCTCGCGTTCGACAGCTGGTTCGCGCGAGACGAGCGAAACCGGGCGGCGTGGGCGAAAGTGGAACGTGCCTGGGAGGGCGCGGGCCGGGCAGCGGACGATCCCCGTATTGCCGCATTTCGGGAGCACGCGCGGACGAGCAGCCGGCCTGCGCCACTATGGCGACGGCCGATGCCTGCTCTTGCAGCAGTCCTGGCGCTCGTTGCTATCGTCAGCGCGCCGTTCATGTACCGCATCGCGACTGATCGCCAGCCGGCAGCATCGTCCGCTCTGGCGGGTCACACGATCGCCGCCGGCATCGGCCAACAGGCCTCGTTTCATATGACCGATGGCTCGGTGGTCACCGTGAACACGGCCTCCAAGGTCGTCGTCGCCGAGTCCGAATTGCGCCGCCTGGCCAGGTTGGACTATGGAGAAGCGTTTTTCGAGGTTGCCAAGAACGCACGCAAGCCTTTTGTCGTGGAGGTCGGCAAGGTGTCGGTCACGGCGCTCGGTACGGCCTTTTCGGTGCGTAATTTGGATGGCGCAATCCATGTCGCATTGGCTGAGGGTCGGGTCCGCGTCGACGTTCCCGGCAAGGACAGTGCAGCGAAATCGGTCATTCTGGAACCGGGCACCTCGCTCAGTTTTGCCAGGGGTGTCCTCTCGGAAAGCAAGAGCGATGTTACGCGGATGTTGGCGTGGCGACAGGGTATGCTGAGTTTCGATCGCACGCCGCTGGCCGAGGCCGTGGCAGAGATCAACCGCTACACCCAGCAGGAAATAGCGATTGTCAGTCCGGAGATCGCAGAGCGGCGCATCAGCGGCAGTTTCCGGATCGGAATTACGCGCGGTTTCCTCCAGAGCCTCGAAGCAGCCGGCATTGCACATGTACGCAGCGAGACACCCGCGCGGGTCGAACTCGCTGCCCCCTGA
- a CDS encoding TonB-dependent receptor domain-containing protein: protein MATAIAELGKQAQVEILLNAPGQENSRTPAIRGRMTVEEALKQLLRDKRLTFRPLSASIYLIEPGGASRSRSPALSAAKNSEGVEGSDIVVTARRRVERAMDVPLAVTRVTASQMVQQQTHSLADLSRILPGFVATGQGSSATPLLVMRGQRRSFAEENRLPLVVYVDEVPLPNQAALSPLFDVASVEVLRGPQGTLFGRSATAGAVLVRSAMPEDGVPSYVEYDVGNYGQHRLEGAMDADIAPAVSLRVAGQMQRRDGFFRLVHDGRADDAHTDAIRAILKVQPLDDLRSTSTFELLNGDETGSTQILVGAYPAGNARTAANAPYFDCGEGNCDIDSYVERQAMLGGRTSQSGLKPQFRRRFRSFTNITEYGDANLMLRNIVGWRSVQQETALDGDATPLPINDVTTITNLHQWSEEFQVQGRSAAVRYIAGAFYLGSAPSGPMLQHAAQFERPGNPATNIANYQSFRSAALFGQATVDLSGGRSVDIGLRYTSETIKGCSLRSITEASQSSAACAATGGSLARIATGQLTWTVALSQKVDNATFYLTSRKAFRSGGYNSPQLGGTLEPFQVFQPETLTDVEAGVKGSWSGPILSGDYAIAAYTGFYANIQRALFAPPGFDGDDDPTNDPITLYVNLAQARISGLDGEFTARLGRNVKAGLSLSYVSGGYDRVYAPAALDPLLGSDPRNNRFSYAPGLSASIWASHRVRLPDTLGSIEISGDYSYRSLSRYAERVEDRFAVQPGYGLLGAGITWYRIAGTSLDANLWVRNLTDKSYASGGVMLNPTFSVASVIPGPPRTWGLRLRYSFD from the coding sequence TTGGCCACGGCGATCGCTGAGTTGGGGAAGCAAGCTCAGGTGGAGATCCTCCTGAATGCGCCGGGTCAGGAAAATAGCAGGACCCCGGCGATCCGAGGTCGCATGACGGTCGAGGAAGCGCTCAAACAGCTGCTCAGGGATAAAAGGCTCACGTTTCGACCGCTTTCGGCCAGCATCTATTTGATAGAGCCGGGAGGAGCATCGCGGTCGCGCTCTCCCGCTCTGTCTGCGGCGAAAAACAGTGAGGGTGTCGAAGGGTCGGACATTGTCGTGACGGCGAGGCGTCGCGTCGAACGGGCTATGGACGTACCTCTCGCGGTTACGCGGGTCACCGCATCGCAGATGGTGCAACAGCAGACGCACAGCCTTGCGGACTTGTCGCGCATCCTCCCCGGTTTCGTAGCCACGGGACAAGGGTCGAGCGCAACGCCGCTTCTGGTGATGCGCGGGCAAAGACGTTCATTCGCGGAGGAGAACCGACTGCCTCTCGTGGTCTACGTCGACGAGGTGCCCTTGCCCAATCAGGCAGCCCTGTCTCCACTGTTCGATGTCGCCTCGGTCGAGGTGCTGCGCGGGCCGCAGGGCACACTGTTCGGTCGCAGCGCCACGGCCGGCGCCGTGCTGGTTCGTTCCGCCATGCCCGAGGACGGCGTACCGAGCTATGTCGAGTATGATGTCGGCAACTACGGGCAGCATCGGCTTGAGGGAGCCATGGATGCGGATATTGCACCCGCTGTCAGCCTGCGCGTTGCGGGGCAGATGCAGCGGCGCGATGGCTTCTTCCGCCTGGTCCACGACGGACGTGCAGACGATGCTCATACGGATGCCATCCGGGCTATCCTTAAAGTCCAGCCGCTGGATGACTTGCGGTCGACAAGTACGTTCGAGCTCCTAAACGGCGACGAGACCGGCTCGACGCAAATTCTTGTCGGCGCTTATCCGGCGGGCAATGCCCGCACAGCGGCCAACGCGCCCTATTTCGATTGTGGGGAGGGGAACTGCGATATCGACAGCTATGTAGAACGGCAGGCAATGTTGGGCGGCCGCACGTCGCAGTCCGGCCTCAAGCCGCAATTCCGGCGTCGCTTCCGCAGTTTCACGAACATCACCGAATATGGCGACGCCAATTTGATGCTGCGGAACATCGTGGGCTGGCGGTCCGTCCAGCAGGAGACCGCCCTGGATGGCGATGCGACCCCCTTGCCGATCAACGATGTCACGACAATCACCAACCTGCACCAGTGGAGCGAGGAATTTCAGGTGCAGGGACGCAGCGCCGCCGTGCGGTACATTGCGGGCGCATTCTACCTCGGCAGTGCGCCAAGCGGCCCCATGCTTCAGCACGCTGCGCAGTTCGAGCGGCCTGGAAATCCGGCAACCAATATCGCCAACTACCAGAGCTTTCGGAGTGCAGCCCTGTTTGGACAAGCCACCGTGGATCTGAGTGGCGGACGGAGCGTGGATATCGGGCTTCGCTATACCAGCGAAACGATCAAGGGTTGCTCATTGCGTTCGATCACGGAGGCGTCGCAGAGCTCCGCTGCCTGCGCAGCGACCGGCGGATCACTGGCGCGGATCGCCACGGGACAACTCACCTGGACCGTCGCCCTTAGCCAGAAGGTGGACAACGCGACCTTTTACCTGACCAGTCGAAAGGCCTTTCGTTCGGGTGGCTATAACAGCCCTCAACTGGGTGGAACGCTCGAGCCATTCCAGGTCTTCCAACCCGAAACACTCACGGATGTTGAGGCAGGCGTAAAGGGAAGCTGGTCGGGGCCGATACTTTCCGGCGACTATGCCATTGCCGCCTATACGGGCTTCTATGCCAACATTCAGCGCGCGCTCTTCGCGCCGCCGGGGTTTGATGGTGACGATGACCCCACGAACGACCCCATCACCCTGTACGTCAATCTCGCTCAAGCGCGCATTTCCGGCTTGGATGGGGAGTTCACGGCGCGGCTCGGCCGGAATGTGAAGGCCGGCCTCAGCCTGTCCTACGTCAGCGGTGGCTATGATCGCGTCTATGCGCCCGCCGCACTCGACCCTCTCCTGGGCAGCGATCCGCGAAACAACCGTTTTTCCTACGCGCCCGGTTTGAGCGCTTCCATCTGGGCTTCGCACCGCGTTAGGCTGCCTGACACGCTTGGGTCGATCGAAATCAGTGGCGATTATAGCTACCGCAGTCTTTCCCGTTATGCCGAGCGCGTGGAGGACCGCTTTGCCGTCCAGCCGGGCTACGGGCTGCTAGGCGCGGGTATCACCTGGTACCGCATTGCCGGCACGTCGCTCGATGCCAATCTGTGGGTCCGCAACCTCACCGACAAGTCTTATGCGAGCGGCGGCGTGATGCTGAACCCGACTTTCAGCGTAGCTTCGGTCATTCCCGGTCCGCCGCGCACATGGGGACTGAGGCTGCGCTACAGCTTCGACTAG
- a CDS encoding NAD(P)H-binding protein, which translates to MIVITAPTSQIGSKLVGTLLDAGASLRLIVRDAGKLPEGVRDRVELLKGSHGDPAIVDRAFDGADALFWLVPPDVTKTQEQAYLDFTRPAAEAIRRHAVPRVVAITALGRGTPWQDRAGLVTTSLRMDDLLMASGAAYRGLAMPSFMENTARQAGVIREKGLFFGPIRPDRKLPLTATRDMATAAARLLTDLDWTGQSDLPVLGPQDLSFDDQAVILSEVIGRPVRYQQISFDQFRKQFLDRGASESFAQGYVDMYRAKDEGIDNVVRRSPVTSGQRSFRTFCEAIF; encoded by the coding sequence ATGATCGTCATCACCGCACCGACCAGCCAGATCGGTAGCAAGCTCGTCGGCACGCTGCTGGACGCCGGCGCGTCTCTCCGTCTCATTGTCCGTGATGCCGGCAAGCTGCCCGAGGGCGTTCGCGACCGTGTCGAGCTACTCAAGGGATCGCATGGTGACCCCGCCATCGTCGATCGCGCGTTCGACGGGGCAGACGCCCTGTTCTGGCTCGTCCCGCCGGACGTGACGAAGACGCAGGAGCAGGCCTATCTCGACTTCACCCGACCGGCTGCGGAGGCGATCCGCCGCCACGCCGTCCCGCGCGTGGTCGCGATCACAGCGCTGGGACGCGGCACGCCCTGGCAGGATCGCGCCGGTCTCGTCACGACCTCGCTCCGGATGGACGATCTGCTGATGGCGAGCGGTGCCGCCTATCGCGGCCTGGCGATGCCCTCCTTCATGGAGAATACGGCCCGTCAGGCCGGCGTCATCCGCGAGAAGGGCCTGTTCTTCGGCCCGATCCGGCCCGACCGCAAGCTCCCCTTGACCGCGACCCGCGACATGGCGACGGCCGCCGCTCGGCTGCTCACCGACCTGGACTGGACCGGCCAGTCGGACCTGCCTGTGCTCGGCCCGCAGGATCTGTCGTTCGATGATCAGGCGGTGATCCTCTCCGAAGTGATCGGTCGCCCGGTGCGCTACCAGCAGATCTCGTTCGACCAGTTCAGGAAACAGTTCCTCGATCGTGGCGCGAGCGAATCCTTCGCGCAGGGATACGTCGACATGTATCGCGCAAAGGACGAGGGCATCGACAATGTCGTCCGACGCTCGCCAGTGACGAGCGGGCAGAGGAGCTTCAGGACGTTCTGTGAGGCGATTTTCTAG
- a CDS encoding O-methyltransferase, translating into MTTLVSAPVAPLLDRLFAEADAHSPLASPVFAAISKEEQKRLMRSKTDYRSFYAELRDYALPVSRDAGRLLYMLARAMRAETIVEFGTSFGLSTLHLAAALRDNGGGRLITSEFEPSKVAAAKANIAAGGLSDLVEVREGDALETLASNLPETIDLLLLDGAKALYGDILMLVEDRLRPGAVILADNADYCPDYLAHVSATENGYITLPFTDEVELSIRL; encoded by the coding sequence ATGACCACGCTCGTCAGCGCCCCGGTGGCGCCACTGCTCGATCGCCTCTTTGCAGAGGCCGACGCCCATTCTCCGCTTGCCAGCCCGGTGTTCGCCGCGATTTCGAAGGAGGAGCAAAAGCGGCTGATGCGCAGCAAGACGGACTATCGCTCCTTTTATGCTGAGCTCAGGGACTACGCGCTGCCGGTGTCCCGCGATGCCGGCCGACTGCTATATATGCTGGCGCGCGCCATGCGGGCAGAGACCATCGTCGAGTTCGGGACGTCCTTTGGTCTCTCGACGCTGCATCTGGCGGCGGCGCTGCGCGACAATGGGGGCGGACGACTAATCACCAGCGAGTTCGAACCGTCCAAAGTGGCGGCGGCCAAAGCGAACATCGCCGCAGGCGGCCTTTCCGACCTCGTCGAGGTTCGCGAGGGCGATGCGCTGGAGACGCTGGCAAGCAACCTGCCCGAGACCATAGACCTGCTCCTGCTCGACGGCGCCAAAGCGCTCTATGGCGACATTCTAATGCTGGTCGAGGACCGGCTGCGCCCGGGCGCGGTCATCTTGGCCGACAATGCCGATTATTGCCCGGACTATCTCGCCCATGTGAGCGCGACCGAGAATGGCTACATCACCCTGCCATTCACCGACGAGGTCGAGCTGTCGATCCGGCTCTGA
- a CDS encoding TetR family transcriptional regulator — protein sequence MPSPETASVSSRKQPKQARSNDLVAAVLDAAVQVLTAEGAQRFTTARVAERAGVSVGSLYQYFPNKASILFRLQSDEWRRTSDLLRGILADRNKPPMVRVRTLVHAFLRSECEEASIRGALHDAAPLYRDAPEAIEFRAASADIVDDFMREVLPNATEEGRQRAGDLIKTTLSEVGSSFSSTPRSDAEIIDYADALADMFCAYLERLVKR from the coding sequence GTGCCGAGTCCCGAAACTGCCAGTGTTTCCTCGAGAAAACAGCCGAAACAGGCACGCTCGAACGACCTTGTTGCAGCAGTGCTGGATGCTGCTGTTCAGGTTTTGACGGCCGAAGGCGCGCAGCGATTCACCACCGCTCGCGTCGCGGAGCGCGCCGGTGTTAGCGTCGGGTCGCTTTACCAATATTTCCCCAACAAGGCGTCAATCCTCTTCCGCCTACAGAGCGACGAGTGGCGCCGCACGTCCGATTTGCTACGCGGCATCCTGGCGGACAGAAACAAGCCCCCGATGGTCCGGGTGCGCACGCTCGTCCATGCCTTTCTGCGGTCCGAGTGCGAGGAGGCGTCGATCCGCGGCGCGCTTCACGACGCGGCACCGCTCTATCGCGATGCGCCGGAAGCGATTGAATTCCGCGCCGCCTCGGCGGACATTGTCGACGATTTCATGCGCGAAGTGCTGCCGAATGCGACCGAGGAAGGGCGCCAGCGCGCCGGCGATCTCATCAAGACAACACTCAGCGAAGTTGGCAGCAGCTTTTCCTCGACGCCACGAAGCGACGCAGAGATTATCGACTATGCGGATGCGCTCGCCGACATGTTCTGCGCTTATCTGGAGCGGCTAGTGAAACGATAG
- a CDS encoding ArsR/SmtB family transcription factor — protein MPRFTHPRLEDVPLELALHALADPNRLAMVARLAGTERLSCTDAAPCASIPKSTLSNHLKLLRAAGLVETTQAGREMINTLRRSEFDRRFPGLLDAVLANQPA, from the coding sequence ATGCCTCGCTTCACCCATCCTAGGCTGGAGGACGTCCCGCTCGAGCTGGCGCTCCACGCGCTCGCCGATCCCAACCGGCTGGCCATGGTCGCGCGCCTGGCCGGCACCGAACGGCTGAGCTGCACCGACGCGGCGCCTTGCGCCTCAATTCCCAAGAGCACGCTGTCGAATCATCTCAAGCTGCTGCGGGCTGCGGGGCTGGTCGAGACGACGCAGGCCGGGCGCGAGATGATCAACACGCTGCGTCGCAGCGAATTCGACCGGCGGTTTCCGGGGCTTTTGGACGCAGTACTCGCCAACCAGCCCGCCTAG